One region of Culex pipiens pallens isolate TS chromosome 2, TS_CPP_V2, whole genome shotgun sequence genomic DNA includes:
- the LOC120420831 gene encoding 39S ribosomal protein L13, mitochondrial, whose product MSVTQRVQQWATFARAWHIYDCAWQNPFESASLIRKHLMGLHKPIYHPMNDCGDHVVVINTAEIALPGDEWKKRAYFHHTGYAGGASWTLAWELHEKDPTMIMKKAVYRSMHGNLQRRYTMQRLHLFKDDNVPKEILENVSNQIRQPRRVPKRLDQLDPELVKNFPKIMDYPKDYVLR is encoded by the exons ATGTCCGTAACTCAACGTGTTCAG CAATGGGCCACCTTTGCGCGGGCATGGCACATCTACGACTGTGCCTGGCAGAATCCGTTCGAGTCGGCCTCGCTGATCCGGAAGCACCTGATGGGGCTGCACAAGCCGATCTACCACCCGATGA ATGACTGCGGAGACCATGTGGTGGTCATCAACACTGCCGAGATTGCCCTGCCTGGTGACGAGTGGAAGAAGCGCGCCTACTTTCACCACACGGGTTATGCCGGTGGAGCTAGCTGGACGTTGGCCTGGGAGCTGCACGAGAAGGATCCCACCATGATCATGAAGAAAGCCGTCTACCGGTCAATGCACGGTAACCTTCAACGGCGCTACACAATGCAGCGGTTGCACCTCTTCAAGGACGACAATGTCCCCAAGGAAATCCTGGAAAATGTATCGAACCAGATCCGCCAACCAAGGCGCGTCCCGAAACGGTTAGACCAACTGGACCCGGAGCTGGTCAAGAACTTCCCCAAGATCATGGACTATCCCAAGGACTACGTGCTGCGGTAA
- the LOC120420832 gene encoding selenoprotein H-like: protein MAPRRKRAAAKTSEAAPAKKVAKKASPPPKEEQPEPVAATEEAGATIFIEHCKSUSVFKRKAAQIHSELGALAPKQSFNLVLNEDGKPRRGAFEISVAKAGESEKVLVWSGLPKGPPRKDKFPEAEAILADVLKALK from the exons ATGGCACCACGCCGTAAACGTGCTGCTGCAAAGACCTCGGAG GCTGCCCCGGCCAAAAAGGTCGCCAAGAAAGCCAGCCCCCCTCCGAAGGAGGAACAACCGGAACCAGTGGCTGCCACGGAGGAAGCAGGGGCAACCATCTTCATCGAACACTGCAAGTCATGATCCGTGTTCAAGCGCAAGGCGGCCCAGATCCACTCGGAACTGGGTGCCCTTGCGCCGAAACAGTCGTTCAACCTGGTGCTGAACGAGGACGGAAAGCCCCGCCGTGGGGCTTTCGAGATATCCGTGGCCAAGGCGGGCGAGTCGGAGAAGGTGCTCGTCTGGTCCGGACTGCCAAAGGGTCCGCCGCGGAAGGACAAGTTCCCCGAGGCTGAGGCCATCTTGGCGGATGTGTTGAAGGCGTTGAAGTAG
- the LOC120420829 gene encoding uncharacterized protein LOC120420829, producing MQYLRERLSLNLTVNQPAASSEEARVPEPQDDPPERPARKVRDVQNSPTYSHFSEASEKEVTSTYATPYQSPVASEKWSEHNRSNVPAHQLVVQLQNPSPSRPVYVIDHGQFGGYHHPAPVQGGYANHAYTTDGGTPNSTIQAYPKQTQPPPVVREQYWTWSCKCRHYTSREKVLLLVICFLLLVIGGLSAYVAIISDNGNPLQGGLLTPGGLTQMTIH from the exons ATGCAATACCTGCGGGAACGACTTTCGTTAAACCTCACAGTAAATCAACCTGCAGCCAGTTCCGAAGAAGCACGGGTTCCCGAGCCGCAAGATGATCCACCAGAGCGTCCGGCCAGGAAAGTCCGCGATGTACAAAACTCTCCAACGTACTCGCATTTTTCGGAAGCTTCAGAAAAGGAGGTAACATCCACGTACGCCACTCCCTACCAAAGCCCTGTTGCGTCGGAAAAGTGGTCCGAACACAATCGGTCAAATGTTCCAGCTCATCAACTGGTTGTGCAACTCCAGAACCCTAGCCCATCGCGACCAGTCTACGTTATAGACCACGGTCAGTTCGGCGGTTATCACCATCCAGCTCCCGTCCAAGGAGGATACGCGAATCACGCTTACACGACTGATGGCGGAACGCCAAACTCCACTATCCAAGCATATCCCAAACAAACGCAACCGCCACC CGTCGTTCGTGAACAGTATTGGACCTGGTCCTGCAAGTGCCGACATTACACCAGCCGGGAAAAGGTTCTTTTACTGGTTATATGCTTCCTATTATTAGTCATCGGTGGCCTGTCGGCTTACGTGGCCATCATCTCCGACAACGGCAACCCACTGCAAG GCGGACTGCTAACACCTGGAGGACTGACCCAGATGACGATACACTGA